The following coding sequences are from one Gadus macrocephalus chromosome 3, ASM3116895v1 window:
- the LOC132454507 gene encoding myelin and lymphocyte protein-like has product MASNAAPLGTLPSGIGIFTCLPDIFYLPELVFGGLVWILVASSLVVPANPQGWVMFVSVFCFVVTFLWMVLFACGAHHNKPGWAAADFVYHGIAAFFYLSASVALARVTIEMKDGSIFLNYQLDISAVVFSYVATLLYFVHTILSAIRWKSF; this is encoded by the exons ATGGCATCCAACGCAGCCCCCTTGGGAACGCTTCCCAGTGGGATTGGAATATTTACCTGCCTTCCCGATATTTTCTATCTCCCAGAACTG GTGTTTGGAGGCCTTGTCTGGATCCTGGTGGCCTCCTCGCTGGTCGTCCCAGCCAACCCTCAGGGCTGGGTGATGTTCGTCTCCGTCTTCTGCTTCGTCGTGACCTTCCTCTGGATGGTGCTGTTCGCCTGCGGGGCACATCACAACAAACCCGGCTGGGCTGCTGCA GACTTTGTGTACCACGGCATCGCTGCCTTCTTCTACCTCAGTGCCTCTGTTGCACTCGCCAGAGTAACTATAGAGATGAAGGATGGGAGCATTTTTCTGAACTACCAGCTGGATATATCTGCTGTG GTCTTTTCCTACGTGGCCACGCTCCTTTACTTTGTCCACACCATCCTGTCGGCCATACGCTGGAAGTCTTTCTAA
- the slc8a1a gene encoding sodium/calcium exchanger 1a isoform X1, protein MGEVGTPSLFLSCTVFLLFVPASLAASSAMISVTNSSDTNSTKCGGNTDCLPGVILPVWLPLDPPLGEKLARAAIYFLGMMYMFLGVSIIADRFMASIEVITSQERQVTIKKANGEKVVTTVRVWNETVSNLTLMALGSSAPEILLSVVEVCGHDFNAGQLGPNTIVGSAAFNMFVIIGLCVSVIPDGEHRKVKHLRVFFVTAAWSIFAYTWLYLILAVISPGIVEVWEGLVTLCFFPVCVGFAYVADRRLLFYKYMHKRYRAGRHKGMIIETEGEPEHLSKADLEMDVQTAVPRVEELRGEANEGERSCAVYRCHGARAATGAPGNVLKKHDQAKRVVHHSDSSPTTSKIFFEPESYQCVESCRAVALRVVRRGGQLDHGVSVDYRTEDGTAKAGADYRFTEGTVSFRPGETEKEIPVGIVDDDVFEEEEHFLVHLSNVRVTGESCDPQGSGLGLPCSAAVTILDDDHAGVFTFQDAVVTVSESVGLLEVKVVRTGGARGVVALPYKTLEGTARGGGEDFEDTHGVLEFDDDQIVKTIQINIVDDEEYEKNKNLFLEIGEPRLLEMSGRKAVLLQEAGGFIKTDKRRYGGEVYRKVQGREGRDLQHSVVNITEGAGQEESVSKREEAERRVAALGRPRLGEHARLEVVIEESYEFKNLVDKLVKKTNLALVIGTNSWREQFRDAITVNPVEDDDNEEEQDGRGERRLPSCFDYVMHFLTVFWKLLFALVPPTDYCNGWACFVVSISGIGLLTAFIGDLASHFGCTVGLKDSVTAVVFVALGTSVPDTFASKLAAIQDQYADASIGNVTGSNAVNVFLGIGVAWSIAAVYHQARGDWFRVDPGTLAFSVTLFTVFALVCVAVLMFRRRASIGGELGGPRGPKVLTSCLFFSLWLVYIVLSSLEAYCHIQAF, encoded by the exons ATGGGGGAAGTTGGAACACCATCCCTCTTTCTTTCCTGTactgtcttcctcctcttcgtccctgCTTCATTAGCAGCCTCCTCTGCAATGATCTCCGTCACCAACAGCTCCGACACCAACAGCACCAAGTGTGGAGGAAACACAGACTGTCTGCCAGGAGTCATCCTTCCTGTTTGGCTTCCCCTGGACCCCCCATTGGGTGAGAAGCTCGCCAGAGCCGCCATCTACTTCCTGGGCATGATGTACATGTTCTTGGGGGTGTCCATCATCGCAGACCGCTTCATGGCGTCCATCGAGGTCATCACTTCCCAGGAGAGGCAGGTCACCATCAAGAAAGCCAACGGAGAGAAGGTGGTGACCACGGTACGCGTCTGGAACGAGACGGTCTCCAACCTCACCCTCATGGCTCTGGGCTCCTCCGCCCCGGAGATCCTGCTGTCTGTGGTGGAGGTTTGTGGGCACGACTTTAACGCCGGCCAGCTGGGCCCCAACACCATCGTGGGCAGCGCGGCCTTCAACATGTTTGTCATCATCGGCCTCTGTGTCTCCGTCATCCCGGACGGGGAGCACCGCAAGGTCAAGCACCTCCGCGTGTTCTTCGTGACCGCGGCCTGGAGCATCTTCGCCTACACCTGGCTGTACCTCATCCTGGCCGTCATCTCCCCGGGGATCGTGGAGGTGTGGGAGGGCCTGGTCACCCTTTGCTTTTTCCCCGTCTGCGTGGGTTTCGCCTACGTCGCCGACCGCCGGCTGCTCTTCTACAAATACATGCACAAGCGCTACAGAGCCGGCAGGCACAAAGGGATGATCATTGAGACGGAGGGAGAGCCCGAGCACCTGTCCAAGGCGGATCTGGAGATGGACGTACAGACGGCCGTGCCCCGCGTAGAGGAGCTCCGGGGGGAGGCGAACGAGGGGGAGAGAAGTTGCGCCGTTTACCGCTGCCACGGCGCCCGGGCGGCCACGGGGGCGCCGGGGAACGTTTTGAAGAAGCACGACCAAGCCAAGAGAGTCGTCCATCACAGCGACTCCTCCCCGACGACCTCCAAGATCTTCTTTGAGCCGGAGAGCTACCAGTGCGTGGAGAGCTGCCGCGCGGTGGCGCTGCGGGTggtgaggcgtggtggccagcTGGACCACGGCGTGTCTGTGGACTACCGCACCGAAGACGGCACGGCCAAGGCCGGCGCCGACTACCGCTTCACCGAAGGGACCGTCTCCTTCCGCCCCGGCGAGACGGAGAAGGAGATCCCCGTGGGCATCGTCGACGACGACgtgtttgaggaggaggagcacttCCTGGTGCACCTGAGCAACGTGAGGGTGACGGGGGAGAGCTGCGACCCCCAGGGGTCCGGCCTGGGCCTGCCCTGCTCCGCCGCCGTCACCATCCTGGACGACGACCACGCCGGGGTCTTCACCTTCCAGGACGCCGTGGTCACGGTCAGCGAGAGCGTGGGCCTGCTGGAGGTCAAGGTGGTCCGGACGGGTGGAGCCCGCGGCGTGGTGGCGCTGCCCTACAAGACCCTGGAGGGGACGGcccgggggggaggagaggacttCGAGGACACCCACGGCGTCCTGGAGTTCGACGACGACCAGATTGT AAAAACCATTCAAATCAATATTGTTGATGATGAAGAGTATGAGAAAAACAAGAACTTATTCCTGGAGATTGGGGAGCCACGCCTCCTGGAGATGAGTGGCAGGAAAG CTGTCTTGCTTCAGGAAGCTG GTGGATTCATCAAGACAG ATAAAAGACGTTATG GAGGGGAGGTCTACAGGAAAGTTCAGGGGCGCGAGGGTCGTGACCTCCAGCACTCGGTTGTCAACATCacag aggGAGCTGGGCAGGAGGAGAGTGTCTCTaagagggaggaggcggagcggcGTGTCGCTGCGCTGGGCCGGCCCCGCCTGGGGGAGCACGCCCGGCTGGAGGTCGTCATAGAGGAGTCTTATGAGTTCAAG AACCTGGTGGACAAGCTGGTGAAGAAGACCAACCTGGCTCTGGTGATTGGGACCAACAGCTGGAGGGAACAGTTTAGGGACGCCATTACTGTCAACCCCG TAGAGGACGATGACaacgaggaggagcaggacgggCGGGGGGAGAGACGTCTCCCTTCCTGCTTTGATTACGTCATGCACTTCCTGACGGTCTTCTGGAAGCTGCTGTTTGCCCTCGTGCCCCCGACCGACTACTGTAACGGCTGGGCCTGCTTCGTGGTGTCCATCTCGGGCATCGGCCTGCTGACGGCCTTCATCGGTGACCTCGCCTCCCACTTCGGCTGCACGGTCGGACTCAAGGACTCTGTGACCGCCGTGGTGTTTGTAGCCCTAGGGACGTCCGTACCAG ACACGTTTGCCAGTAAGTTGGCCGCCATCCAGGACCAGTATGCGGACGCGTCCATCGGCAACGTGACGGGCAGCAACGCCGTCAACGTGTTCCTGGGGATCGGCGTGGCATGGTCCATCGCGGCCGTGTACCACCAGGCCAGGGGGGACTGGTTCCGGGTGGACCCCGGGACCCTGGCCTTCTCTGTGACCCTCTTCACGGTGTTTGCGCTGGTGTGCGTGGCCGTGCTGATGTTCCGGCGGCGGGCGTCCATCGGGGGGGAGCTGGGAGGCCCCCGGGGCCCCAAGGTGCTGACCAGCTGTCTGTTCTTCAGCCTCTGGCTGGTGTACATCGTGCTGTCGTCTCTGGAGGCCTACTGCCACATCCAGGCCTTCTAA
- the slc8a1a gene encoding sodium/calcium exchanger 1a isoform X2 yields MGEVGTPSLFLSCTVFLLFVPASLAASSAMISVTNSSDTNSTKCGGNTDCLPGVILPVWLPLDPPLGEKLARAAIYFLGMMYMFLGVSIIADRFMASIEVITSQERQVTIKKANGEKVVTTVRVWNETVSNLTLMALGSSAPEILLSVVEVCGHDFNAGQLGPNTIVGSAAFNMFVIIGLCVSVIPDGEHRKVKHLRVFFVTAAWSIFAYTWLYLILAVISPGIVEVWEGLVTLCFFPVCVGFAYVADRRLLFYKYMHKRYRAGRHKGMIIETEGEPEHLSKADLEMDVQTAVPRVEELRGEANEGERSCAVYRCHGARAATGAPGNVLKKHDQAKRVVHHSDSSPTTSKIFFEPESYQCVESCRAVALRVVRRGGQLDHGVSVDYRTEDGTAKAGADYRFTEGTVSFRPGETEKEIPVGIVDDDVFEEEEHFLVHLSNVRVTGESCDPQGSGLGLPCSAAVTILDDDHAGVFTFQDAVVTVSESVGLLEVKVVRTGGARGVVALPYKTLEGTARGGGEDFEDTHGVLEFDDDQIVKTIQINIVDDEEYEKNKNLFLEIGEPRLLEMSGRKAVLLQEAGGFIKTDKRRYGGEVYRKVQGREGRDLQHSVVNITEGAGQEESVSKREEAERRVAALGRPRLGEHARLEVVIEESYEFKNLVDKLVKKTNLALVIGTNSWREQFRDAITVNPEDDDNEEEQDGRGERRLPSCFDYVMHFLTVFWKLLFALVPPTDYCNGWACFVVSISGIGLLTAFIGDLASHFGCTVGLKDSVTAVVFVALGTSVPDTFASKLAAIQDQYADASIGNVTGSNAVNVFLGIGVAWSIAAVYHQARGDWFRVDPGTLAFSVTLFTVFALVCVAVLMFRRRASIGGELGGPRGPKVLTSCLFFSLWLVYIVLSSLEAYCHIQAF; encoded by the exons ATGGGGGAAGTTGGAACACCATCCCTCTTTCTTTCCTGTactgtcttcctcctcttcgtccctgCTTCATTAGCAGCCTCCTCTGCAATGATCTCCGTCACCAACAGCTCCGACACCAACAGCACCAAGTGTGGAGGAAACACAGACTGTCTGCCAGGAGTCATCCTTCCTGTTTGGCTTCCCCTGGACCCCCCATTGGGTGAGAAGCTCGCCAGAGCCGCCATCTACTTCCTGGGCATGATGTACATGTTCTTGGGGGTGTCCATCATCGCAGACCGCTTCATGGCGTCCATCGAGGTCATCACTTCCCAGGAGAGGCAGGTCACCATCAAGAAAGCCAACGGAGAGAAGGTGGTGACCACGGTACGCGTCTGGAACGAGACGGTCTCCAACCTCACCCTCATGGCTCTGGGCTCCTCCGCCCCGGAGATCCTGCTGTCTGTGGTGGAGGTTTGTGGGCACGACTTTAACGCCGGCCAGCTGGGCCCCAACACCATCGTGGGCAGCGCGGCCTTCAACATGTTTGTCATCATCGGCCTCTGTGTCTCCGTCATCCCGGACGGGGAGCACCGCAAGGTCAAGCACCTCCGCGTGTTCTTCGTGACCGCGGCCTGGAGCATCTTCGCCTACACCTGGCTGTACCTCATCCTGGCCGTCATCTCCCCGGGGATCGTGGAGGTGTGGGAGGGCCTGGTCACCCTTTGCTTTTTCCCCGTCTGCGTGGGTTTCGCCTACGTCGCCGACCGCCGGCTGCTCTTCTACAAATACATGCACAAGCGCTACAGAGCCGGCAGGCACAAAGGGATGATCATTGAGACGGAGGGAGAGCCCGAGCACCTGTCCAAGGCGGATCTGGAGATGGACGTACAGACGGCCGTGCCCCGCGTAGAGGAGCTCCGGGGGGAGGCGAACGAGGGGGAGAGAAGTTGCGCCGTTTACCGCTGCCACGGCGCCCGGGCGGCCACGGGGGCGCCGGGGAACGTTTTGAAGAAGCACGACCAAGCCAAGAGAGTCGTCCATCACAGCGACTCCTCCCCGACGACCTCCAAGATCTTCTTTGAGCCGGAGAGCTACCAGTGCGTGGAGAGCTGCCGCGCGGTGGCGCTGCGGGTggtgaggcgtggtggccagcTGGACCACGGCGTGTCTGTGGACTACCGCACCGAAGACGGCACGGCCAAGGCCGGCGCCGACTACCGCTTCACCGAAGGGACCGTCTCCTTCCGCCCCGGCGAGACGGAGAAGGAGATCCCCGTGGGCATCGTCGACGACGACgtgtttgaggaggaggagcacttCCTGGTGCACCTGAGCAACGTGAGGGTGACGGGGGAGAGCTGCGACCCCCAGGGGTCCGGCCTGGGCCTGCCCTGCTCCGCCGCCGTCACCATCCTGGACGACGACCACGCCGGGGTCTTCACCTTCCAGGACGCCGTGGTCACGGTCAGCGAGAGCGTGGGCCTGCTGGAGGTCAAGGTGGTCCGGACGGGTGGAGCCCGCGGCGTGGTGGCGCTGCCCTACAAGACCCTGGAGGGGACGGcccgggggggaggagaggacttCGAGGACACCCACGGCGTCCTGGAGTTCGACGACGACCAGATTGT AAAAACCATTCAAATCAATATTGTTGATGATGAAGAGTATGAGAAAAACAAGAACTTATTCCTGGAGATTGGGGAGCCACGCCTCCTGGAGATGAGTGGCAGGAAAG CTGTCTTGCTTCAGGAAGCTG GTGGATTCATCAAGACAG ATAAAAGACGTTATG GAGGGGAGGTCTACAGGAAAGTTCAGGGGCGCGAGGGTCGTGACCTCCAGCACTCGGTTGTCAACATCacag aggGAGCTGGGCAGGAGGAGAGTGTCTCTaagagggaggaggcggagcggcGTGTCGCTGCGCTGGGCCGGCCCCGCCTGGGGGAGCACGCCCGGCTGGAGGTCGTCATAGAGGAGTCTTATGAGTTCAAG AACCTGGTGGACAAGCTGGTGAAGAAGACCAACCTGGCTCTGGTGATTGGGACCAACAGCTGGAGGGAACAGTTTAGGGACGCCATTACTGTCAACCCCG AGGACGATGACaacgaggaggagcaggacgggCGGGGGGAGAGACGTCTCCCTTCCTGCTTTGATTACGTCATGCACTTCCTGACGGTCTTCTGGAAGCTGCTGTTTGCCCTCGTGCCCCCGACCGACTACTGTAACGGCTGGGCCTGCTTCGTGGTGTCCATCTCGGGCATCGGCCTGCTGACGGCCTTCATCGGTGACCTCGCCTCCCACTTCGGCTGCACGGTCGGACTCAAGGACTCTGTGACCGCCGTGGTGTTTGTAGCCCTAGGGACGTCCGTACCAG ACACGTTTGCCAGTAAGTTGGCCGCCATCCAGGACCAGTATGCGGACGCGTCCATCGGCAACGTGACGGGCAGCAACGCCGTCAACGTGTTCCTGGGGATCGGCGTGGCATGGTCCATCGCGGCCGTGTACCACCAGGCCAGGGGGGACTGGTTCCGGGTGGACCCCGGGACCCTGGCCTTCTCTGTGACCCTCTTCACGGTGTTTGCGCTGGTGTGCGTGGCCGTGCTGATGTTCCGGCGGCGGGCGTCCATCGGGGGGGAGCTGGGAGGCCCCCGGGGCCCCAAGGTGCTGACCAGCTGTCTGTTCTTCAGCCTCTGGCTGGTGTACATCGTGCTGTCGTCTCTGGAGGCCTACTGCCACATCCAGGCCTTCTAA
- the tmem178a gene encoding transmembrane protein 178A gives MMSRGEPMAGGQSDHPKTRGEVSAKPGGEVSAKRWAAVTASGLAISVVSLLLLVTAIFTDHWYETDTRRHKVNCDKHSDYNDQKNRDMPIYHLPLQDNHRRDVALMKPIHVGSREEELLENWRAILGMGILETECGRPLFSTFSGLWRKCYFHGLDADIDKLIRKGIADRCSAIKYHFSQPIRLRNIPLNLTRTIQQDEWHLLHLRRITAGFLGMAAAVLLCGIIVASVSFYWEERLTLHVSGLLFLMAGIFCTISLCTYAASVTYDLSRTPPFIYGLPGDVDHGYGWSVCLAWASLALSTTAGCICTASPLLSRPPKTSRTSSV, from the exons ATGATGAGCCGCGGAGAGCCCATGGCGGGCGGCCAGAGCGACCACCCCAAAACCCGGGGAGAGGTCTCTGCCAAGCCCGGAGGAGAGGTCTCCGCCAAGCGGTGGGCAGCGGTGACGGCGAGCGGCCTCGCCATCAGCGTCGTATCGCTCCTCTTACTGGTCACTGCGATCTTCACCGACCACTGGTACGAGACGGACACGCGCCGGCATAAGGTGAACTGCGACAAACACTCGGACTACAATGACCAGAAGAACCGTGATATGCCCATCTACCACCTGCCGCTGCAGGACAACCACCGGCGAGACGTGGCGCTCATGAAGCCGATCCATGTCGGCAGTCgcgaggaggagctgctggagaaCTGGCGCGCTATCCTGGGGATGGGCATCCTCGAGACGGAGTGCGGCCGCCCGCTGTTCTCCACCTTCTCCGGCCTGTGGAGGAAGTGCTACTTCCATGGCCTGGACGCGGACATTGATAAGCTCATCCGCAAAG GTATTGCTGATCGCTGTTCTGCCATCAAGTATCATTTCTCTCAACCAATCAGGCTGAGGAACATCCCCCTTAACCTGACCAGAACAATCCAACAGGATGAGTGGCACCTGCTGC acctgAGGCGCATCACAGCAGGGTTCCTGGGCATGGCTGCAGCGGTCCTGCTGTGTGGGATCATCGTAGCGTCGGTCAGCTTCTACTGGGAGGAGAGACTCACCCTGCATGTGTCGGGTCTCCTGTTCCTCATGGCTG GTATCTTCTGCACCATCTCTCTGTGCACGTATGCGGCCAGCGTGACCTACGACCTCTCCCGGACCCCGCCCTTCATCTACGGCCTGCCGGGCGACGTGGATCACGGCTACGGCTGGTCCGTGTGCCTGGCCTGGGCCAGCCTGGCCCTCAGCACCACCGCGGGCTGCATCTGCAcggcctcccccctcctctcccgccCCCCCAAGACCTCCCGCACCTCCTCTGTCTGA